One window of the Chanos chanos chromosome 11, fChaCha1.1, whole genome shotgun sequence genome contains the following:
- the LOC115823668 gene encoding C-type lectin domain family 4 member E-like, with the protein MVTHGNHLQQGWVIYNSSLYYISNYQKTWSGSRQDCRDRGADLVIINSKEEQEFIKGLSGKKKAFIGLTEDVTEGKWNWVDGTALTTGYWDGGQPDKGRDENCVTIQHQCSCDRLETWHDVPCSVEYNFICEKAVQ; encoded by the exons ATGGTTACACATG GTAATCATCTCCAGCAGGGGTGGGTGATCTATAACTCCAGCCTGTACTACATTTCCAATTATCAGAAGACCTGGTCTGggagcagacaggactgcagagacagaggagcagacctggtgatcataaacagcaaagaggaacag GAATTTATTAAAGGTCTCAGTGGGAAGAAGAAAGCTTTCATTGGTCTGACTGAAGATGTCACAGAGGGGAAGTGGAACTGGGTGGATggcacagcactgaccactgg gtACTGGGACGGAGGCCAGCCTGATAAAGGACgtgatgaaaactgtgttacTATTCAACATCAATGTTCTTGTGACCGTTTGGAAACCTGGCATGATGTTCCATGTTCTGTTGAGTATAATTTTATCTGTGAGAAAGCTGTACAATGA